Proteins encoded together in one Amphiprion ocellaris isolate individual 3 ecotype Okinawa chromosome 14, ASM2253959v1, whole genome shotgun sequence window:
- the LOC111572708 gene encoding flotillin-2a isoform X2 — translation MGNCHTVGPNEALVVSGGCCGSDQKTYVVGGWAWAWWLISDIQRMSLEVMTILCRCENIETSEGVPLDVTGVAQVKVMTENELLGYACEQFLGKSVMEIKSVILQTLEGHLRAILGTLTVEQIYQDRDKFATLVREVAAPDVGRMGIEILSFTIKDVYDKVEYLSSLGKTQTAAVQRDADIGVAEAERDAGIREAECKKEMMDVKFVADTKMADSKRELEMQKASFNQEVNTKKAEAQLAYELQAAKEQQKIRLEEIEIEVVQRKKQITIEEKEINRTEKELIATVKRPAEAEAYKMQQLAEGQKIKKVLTAQAEAEKIRCIGEAEASSIEAVGKAEAEKMRMKAEAYQQYGEAAKTALVLEALPKIAGKVAAPLAKTNEIVILSGEGSRVTGEVNRLLAELPVSVNALTGVDLTKIPLLQKMTNPQSQTAI, via the exons GTGGCTGCTGTGGCTCAGATCAGAAGACATATGTCGTAGGAGGCTGGGCTTGGGCCTGGTGGCTCATCTCTGACATCCAGAG AATGTCTCTGGAGGTTATGACCATCCTCTGTCGCTGTGAGAATATCGAAACCTCGGAGGGTGTTCCCCTGGATGTGACAGGGGTGGCTCAG GTGAAGgtgatgacagaaaatgaactgcTGGGTTATGCCTGCGAACAGTTCCTGGGGAAATCAGTTATGGAGATCAAGAGTGTCATCCTGCAGACTCTAGAGGGTCACCTACGTGCCATCCTTG GTACCCTTACTGTTGAGCAGATTTACCAAGACAGAGACAAATTTGCCACCCTGGTGCGTGAGGTGGCAGCACCCGATGTCGGTCGCATGGGCATCGAGATCCTCAGCTTCACCATTAAG GATGTATATGATAAAGTAGAGTACCTGAGCTCATTGGGCAAAACTCAGACAGCTGCAGTACAGAGGGATGCAGACATCGGAGTagcagaggcagagagagatgctggcatcagg GAAGCTGAGTGTAAGAAAGAAATGATGGATGTCAAGTTTGTtgcagacacaaaaatggcCGACTCCAAACGAGAGCTGGAAATGCAGAAAGCGTCCTTTAACCAGGAAGTGAACACGAAG AAAGCAGAGGCTCAGCTGGCGTATGAGCTGCAAGCTGCCAAAGAGCAGCAGAAGATCCGTCTGGAGgaaattgaaattgaagttGTACAGAGGAAGAAGCAGATCACAATTGAAGAGAAGGAGATCAACCGGACTGAAAAGGAGCTCATTGCCACTGTGAAGAGACCTGCTGAAGCTGAAGCCTACAAGATGCAGCAGCTGGCTGAAGGACAGAA GATAAAGAAAGTGCTGACAGCACAGGCAGAGGCTGAGAAGATCCGCTGTATCGGTGAGGCAGAAGCTTCTTCCATTGAAGCAGTGGGGAAGGCAGAGGCTGAAAAGATGAGGATGAAAGCTGAAGCTTACCAGCAGTACGGCGAGGCTGCCAAGACCGCTCTGGTCCTGGAGGCTCTGCCCAAG attgCTGGCAAAGTGGCTGCACCCCTAGCCAAGACCAATGAGATTGTCATCCTGAGTGGAGAAGGCAGCCGTGTGACTGGAGAGGTGAACCGTCTATTAGCAGAACTCCCCGTCTCTGTCAATGCCCTCACTGGGGTGGATCTGACTAAG ATCCCTCTGCTCCAGAAGATGACCAACCCACAGTCCCAGACAGCCATATGA
- the LOC111572708 gene encoding flotillin-2a isoform X1 → MGNCHTVGPNEALVVSGGCCGSDQKTYVVGGWAWAWWLISDIQRITLEIMTLQPKCEDVETAEGVAITVTGVAQVKVMTENELLGYACEQFLGKSVMEIKSVILQTLEGHLRAILGTLTVEQIYQDRDKFATLVREVAAPDVGRMGIEILSFTIKDVYDKVEYLSSLGKTQTAAVQRDADIGVAEAERDAGIREAECKKEMMDVKFVADTKMADSKRELEMQKASFNQEVNTKKAEAQLAYELQAAKEQQKIRLEEIEIEVVQRKKQITIEEKEINRTEKELIATVKRPAEAEAYKMQQLAEGQKIKKVLTAQAEAEKIRCIGEAEASSIEAVGKAEAEKMRMKAEAYQQYGEAAKTALVLEALPKIAGKVAAPLAKTNEIVILSGEGSRVTGEVNRLLAELPVSVNALTGVDLTKIPLLQKMTNPQSQTAI, encoded by the exons GTGGCTGCTGTGGCTCAGATCAGAAGACATATGTCGTAGGAGGCTGGGCTTGGGCCTGGTGGCTCATCTCTGACATCCAGAG GATAACGCTTGAGATTATGACCCTGCAGCCCAAGTGTGAGGATGTAGAGACAGCGGAGGGTGTAGCTATTACTGTCACTGGGGTGGCTCAG GTGAAGgtgatgacagaaaatgaactgcTGGGTTATGCCTGCGAACAGTTCCTGGGGAAATCAGTTATGGAGATCAAGAGTGTCATCCTGCAGACTCTAGAGGGTCACCTACGTGCCATCCTTG GTACCCTTACTGTTGAGCAGATTTACCAAGACAGAGACAAATTTGCCACCCTGGTGCGTGAGGTGGCAGCACCCGATGTCGGTCGCATGGGCATCGAGATCCTCAGCTTCACCATTAAG GATGTATATGATAAAGTAGAGTACCTGAGCTCATTGGGCAAAACTCAGACAGCTGCAGTACAGAGGGATGCAGACATCGGAGTagcagaggcagagagagatgctggcatcagg GAAGCTGAGTGTAAGAAAGAAATGATGGATGTCAAGTTTGTtgcagacacaaaaatggcCGACTCCAAACGAGAGCTGGAAATGCAGAAAGCGTCCTTTAACCAGGAAGTGAACACGAAG AAAGCAGAGGCTCAGCTGGCGTATGAGCTGCAAGCTGCCAAAGAGCAGCAGAAGATCCGTCTGGAGgaaattgaaattgaagttGTACAGAGGAAGAAGCAGATCACAATTGAAGAGAAGGAGATCAACCGGACTGAAAAGGAGCTCATTGCCACTGTGAAGAGACCTGCTGAAGCTGAAGCCTACAAGATGCAGCAGCTGGCTGAAGGACAGAA GATAAAGAAAGTGCTGACAGCACAGGCAGAGGCTGAGAAGATCCGCTGTATCGGTGAGGCAGAAGCTTCTTCCATTGAAGCAGTGGGGAAGGCAGAGGCTGAAAAGATGAGGATGAAAGCTGAAGCTTACCAGCAGTACGGCGAGGCTGCCAAGACCGCTCTGGTCCTGGAGGCTCTGCCCAAG attgCTGGCAAAGTGGCTGCACCCCTAGCCAAGACCAATGAGATTGTCATCCTGAGTGGAGAAGGCAGCCGTGTGACTGGAGAGGTGAACCGTCTATTAGCAGAACTCCCCGTCTCTGTCAATGCCCTCACTGGGGTGGATCTGACTAAG ATCCCTCTGCTCCAGAAGATGACCAACCCACAGTCCCAGACAGCCATATGA